Proteins found in one Thermus caldifontis genomic segment:
- a CDS encoding flavodoxin family protein — protein MSLHVLGVNASARTDGFTAELLDEVLEAARLQGATTERLDLVRHPFPLCAGNYSQDPTSCGPESCVQGPWDGFGKVAERILAADAVVFATPVYWFSVSARMKALLERMTSMENQGLLNLGKPMALLAVAEEEGASQALSQMLLPLSYMGFVLAPLGLVYAHRRGAISLKENTELMEDARIAGENLVLMAERLRGTSFREPLPSYQYRLPQVPGVAAD, from the coding sequence ATGAGCTTACACGTGCTCGGCGTCAACGCATCGGCACGCACGGATGGGTTTACGGCGGAGCTATTGGATGAGGTCCTCGAGGCAGCCAGGCTCCAAGGGGCCACCACGGAGCGCTTGGACCTGGTGCGGCATCCTTTCCCCTTGTGCGCGGGGAACTATTCCCAAGACCCCACCTCCTGCGGTCCGGAATCCTGCGTGCAAGGGCCCTGGGATGGCTTTGGTAAGGTGGCGGAGAGGATTTTGGCTGCCGACGCCGTGGTCTTCGCCACCCCCGTCTACTGGTTCAGCGTTTCCGCCCGGATGAAGGCCCTTTTGGAGCGCATGACCTCCATGGAGAACCAGGGCCTTTTGAACCTGGGCAAACCCATGGCCCTTTTGGCGGTGGCCGAGGAGGAGGGGGCCAGCCAGGCCCTTTCCCAGATGCTTCTTCCCCTTTCCTACATGGGCTTTGTCCTGGCCCCTTTGGGGTTGGTCTATGCCCATCGCCGGGGAGCCATTAGCCTGAAGGAGAACACCGAGCTCATGGAGGATGCCCGCATTGCCGGAGAGAACCTGGTGCTGATGGCGGAAAGGCTTAGGGGCACCTCTTTCCGGGAACCGCTTCCCAGCTATCAGTACCGCCTCCCCCAGGTGCCAGGAGTGGCAGCGGACTGA
- the tsaB gene encoding tRNA (adenosine(37)-N6)-threonylcarbamoyltransferase complex dimerization subunit type 1 TsaB: MWTLTLDTATPYLSLGLFRGDKGLGRVVRLGRRHEEALFGLLDELLSEVGIPREAIGALILGEGPGSYTGLRIALAAGLGIALAQGAKVYGVHSLLAACWPFLEEGGPPLTPLFTARNGLYYGATYAKRKGRPVEILPPRKLKASELPPKGLLLDPPPDPRALYALSPFAREGVEPLYL, encoded by the coding sequence GTGTGGACCCTCACCCTGGACACCGCCACCCCTTACCTTTCCCTGGGCCTTTTCCGGGGCGATAAAGGCTTGGGCCGGGTGGTGCGGCTGGGCCGCCGGCATGAGGAAGCCCTCTTCGGCCTGCTGGATGAACTTTTAAGCGAGGTGGGCATCCCCCGGGAGGCCATCGGGGCCCTGATCCTAGGGGAAGGCCCCGGCTCCTACACGGGCCTGCGGATCGCCTTGGCGGCGGGGCTGGGGATCGCCTTGGCCCAGGGGGCCAAGGTGTACGGGGTGCATTCCCTCCTCGCCGCCTGCTGGCCCTTCTTGGAGGAAGGTGGACCTCCCCTTACCCCTCTTTTCACCGCCAGAAACGGGCTCTACTACGGGGCCACCTACGCCAAGCGGAAAGGTAGGCCCGTGGAGATCCTGCCTCCCCGCAAGCTGAAGGCCTCGGAGTTACCCCCAAAAGGCCTCCTTCTGGATCCGCCCCCCGACCCCAGGGCCCTTTATGCGCTTTCGCCCTTTGCCCGGGAGGGGGTGGAACCTTTGTACCTTTGA
- a CDS encoding COG1470 family protein: MRTLLTLSLLANLAFAQGVFLTLSPARMELSAWPGEAFSFGVTLKNEGPREEAIAVRLAPFRLGEDGSLEEVPLSGGLCPELRVIPSAFLLPPGGALEVRVEGRAPMGEGTLACLVVFGAGVRPLERGGVRLQVRPEIGLALYVTLRGKEKPALRATVGGEGPALPVVLENPGNVLQRLSGQARVFTPEGQEVALLALEELPVWPGGVRRVLLEPLTPLPPGEYRVILLLEGPYGRYASEGRWRVP, encoded by the coding sequence ATGCGAACCTTACTGACCCTCTCTTTGCTGGCAAACCTAGCCTTCGCCCAAGGCGTTTTCCTTACCCTTTCCCCGGCCCGGATGGAGCTTTCCGCTTGGCCTGGCGAGGCCTTCTCCTTTGGGGTAACCTTGAAAAACGAAGGTCCCCGGGAGGAGGCCATTGCTGTGCGCCTTGCCCCTTTCCGCCTAGGGGAAGATGGTTCTTTAGAGGAGGTTCCCCTTTCCGGTGGGCTTTGTCCCGAGCTTCGGGTAATCCCTTCCGCTTTCCTCCTTCCCCCCGGGGGGGCCCTGGAGGTGCGGGTGGAGGGGAGGGCGCCCATGGGAGAGGGGACCTTGGCCTGCCTGGTGGTCTTTGGGGCTGGGGTTCGCCCTCTGGAAAGGGGAGGCGTACGCCTTCAGGTGAGGCCCGAGATCGGCTTGGCCCTGTACGTCACCTTGCGGGGTAAGGAGAAGCCGGCCTTAAGGGCTACGGTGGGGGGGGAAGGACCGGCCTTGCCCGTGGTCCTGGAGAATCCGGGCAACGTCCTTCAGCGCCTGAGCGGCCAGGCCCGGGTGTTTACCCCGGAGGGTCAGGAAGTGGCTCTTCTTGCCCTGGAGGAACTTCCCGTATGGCCTGGTGGGGTTAGGAGGGTCTTGCTGGAGCCTCTTACGCCCCTTCCTCCGGGGGAGTACCGGGTGATCCTCCTTTTGGAAGGCCCCTACGGCCGCTACGCCTCGGAGGGAAGATGGCGCGTGCCTTAG